Within Actinomycetota bacterium, the genomic segment ACGAGTGGCGGAAAGTATGAGTCGTTGCGTGCTTGGCGAGGCCGGCGGAACGAGCCGCCCGGCGAACTGCCTTTTGAACGACCGACTCGTGAAGATGGTGCCGATGCTCGATACCGGTATCGCGATCCCGGTAATGCGACGTTGCCGGGAAGACCCACTGCCATCCCCATTCGCGATCGGCCGCTGCGTACTTGCGCCGCAAGGCGAACGGCAGCGGCACGCGGCCTCGTCCGTGTGCGAGATCGGCCGCATGTTGGCGGCGAACGCCGTGGAGGTGCTCAGCGAGGGCCGGCTTGATCGATGCGGGCAGCATCGTGACCCGGTCTTTCGCGCCCTTGCCGTCGCGGATCAAGATCTCACCTGATCCGAAGTCCAGGTCCTTGACGCGGAGCGAAAGTCCCTCCGTGAGGCGCACCCCGGCTCCGTAGAGCGTCATGCAGACGAGCCGGGGAACGCCATCCATCTCTCCGAGGACGCGTCGGACCTCGTCACGGGTCAGCGCTACGGGTAATCGCTTCGGCCGGGTCGCGCGTACGATCCCCTCGACATGATCGAGCGGTTGCTCGAGGACGTGCGTGTACAAGAACAGCACAGCGGCGAGCGCTTGGTTCTGCGTTGAGGCGGCGACCTTCCGGCTCACCGCCAGGTCGCTGAGGAACCCATGCGCGGGGGCGTGGCGTCCACGTACCGGATCGTAGAGGCGGCGCAGTGCATCGACGACTCCGGGCAG encodes:
- a CDS encoding integron integrase, giving the protein MPGVVDALRRLYDPVRGRHAPAHGFLSDLAVSRKVAASTQNQALAAVLFLYTHVLEQPLDHVEGIVRATRPKRLPVALTRDEVRRVLGEMDGVPRLVCMTLYGAGVRLTEGLSLRVKDLDFGSGEILIRDGKGAKDRVTMLPASIKPALAEHLHGVRRQHAADLAHGRGRVPLPFALRRKYAAADREWGWQWVFPATSHYRDRDTGIEHRHHLHESVVQKAVRRAARSAGLAKHATTHTFRHSFATHLLEDGYDIRTVQELLGHQDVRTTMIYTHVLNRGGLGVHSPLDRLAAHAEPRSHDIPTDGIEPGETFAGQRKKRALLQGGPPYYLDQEDAYAGPYK